The Streptomyces cynarae genome contains a region encoding:
- a CDS encoding aldehyde dehydrogenase: MTELVEHGQLFIGGELTDPLGEDVIEVVSPHTEEVIGRVPHASREDVDRAVAVARRAFDEGPWPRMTLDERIGVVTRIKDAIAVRHEEIARVISSENGSPYSWSVLAQALGAMMVWDAAITVARDFTYEERRDGVLGRILVRREPVGVVAAVVPWNVPQFVAAAKLAPALLTGCTVVLKPSPESPLDAYLLGEIAREAGLPEGVLSILPADREVSEYLVGHPGIDKVSFTGSVAAGKRVMEVAARNLTRVTLELGGKSAAVVLPDADVGTTVAGVVPAAWMNNGQACVAQTRILVPRSRYDEFADAFAAAASALVVGDPLDPATQVGPLVARRQQQRNLDYVRIGQEEGAKILTGGGRPAGLERGWYVEPTLFGDVDNSMRIAREEIFGPVICLLPYGDESEAVKIANDSDYGLSGSVWTADVEHGIEVARQVRTGTYSVNTFSLDMLGPFGGYKNSGLGREFGPEGYGEYLEHKMIHLPAGYGEA; encoded by the coding sequence ATGACCGAGCTCGTGGAACACGGACAGCTGTTCATCGGCGGGGAGTTGACCGACCCCCTGGGTGAGGACGTCATCGAGGTGGTCTCCCCGCACACGGAAGAGGTCATCGGGCGGGTGCCGCACGCCTCGCGGGAGGACGTCGACCGGGCCGTCGCCGTGGCACGCCGCGCCTTCGACGAGGGGCCCTGGCCGCGGATGACGCTCGACGAGCGGATCGGGGTCGTGACGAGGATCAAGGACGCGATCGCGGTACGGCATGAGGAGATCGCCCGCGTGATCTCCTCCGAGAACGGCTCCCCGTACTCCTGGAGCGTCCTCGCGCAGGCGCTCGGCGCGATGATGGTGTGGGACGCGGCGATCACGGTCGCGCGCGACTTCACGTATGAGGAACGGCGGGACGGCGTTCTCGGGAGGATCCTGGTGCGGCGCGAGCCGGTCGGGGTGGTGGCGGCCGTCGTGCCGTGGAACGTGCCGCAGTTCGTGGCCGCCGCCAAGCTCGCGCCCGCGCTGCTCACCGGCTGCACGGTGGTGCTGAAGCCGTCGCCCGAGTCTCCGCTCGACGCGTACCTCCTCGGTGAGATCGCCCGTGAGGCCGGGCTGCCCGAGGGCGTGCTGTCGATCCTGCCCGCGGACCGCGAGGTCAGTGAATACCTCGTGGGGCATCCGGGGATCGACAAGGTGTCCTTCACCGGCTCGGTCGCGGCCGGCAAGCGGGTCATGGAGGTCGCCGCGCGGAACCTGACGCGCGTGACCCTGGAGCTGGGCGGCAAGTCGGCGGCCGTGGTGCTGCCGGACGCGGACGTCGGGACGACCGTGGCGGGGGTCGTCCCGGCCGCCTGGATGAACAACGGCCAGGCCTGCGTCGCCCAGACCCGGATCCTGGTGCCGCGCTCGCGCTACGACGAGTTCGCCGACGCCTTCGCCGCCGCGGCGAGCGCCCTCGTGGTCGGTGACCCGCTGGACCCCGCGACGCAGGTCGGGCCGCTGGTGGCGCGGCGGCAGCAGCAGCGCAACCTCGACTACGTCCGCATCGGCCAGGAGGAGGGGGCGAAGATCCTCACCGGCGGCGGGCGGCCCGCGGGTCTGGAGCGTGGCTGGTACGTGGAGCCGACGCTCTTCGGCGACGTGGACAACTCCATGCGGATCGCCCGGGAGGAGATCTTCGGGCCCGTCATCTGCCTGCTGCCCTACGGCGACGAGAGCGAGGCCGTGAAGATCGCGAACGACTCCGACTACGGGCTGAGCGGCAGCGTGTGGACGGCGGACGTGGAGCACGGCATCGAGGTCGCCCGGCAGGTCCGCACCGGAACGTACTCGGTGAACACCTTCAGCCTCGACATGCTCGGCCCCTTCGGCGGCTACAAGAACTCCGGGCTCGGGCGGGAGTTCGGCCCCGAGGGGTACGGCGAGTACCTGGAGCACAAGATGATCCATCTGCCGGCCGGGTACGGGGAGGCGTAG
- a CDS encoding TetR family transcriptional regulator, translating into MPAEAKVPASTARPAAQPASPPLTERQEARRRRILHTSAQLASRGGFDAVQMREVAESSQVALGTLYRYFPSKVHLLVATMQDQLERMHGTLRKKPPAGRTAAERVAETLMRAFRALQREPHLADAMVRALTFADRSVSPEVDQVSRQTTAIILDAMGLDGDPTPDQLSAVRVIEHTWHSALITWLSGRASIAQVRIDIETVCRLIDLTDAPARD; encoded by the coding sequence ATGCCTGCGGAAGCCAAGGTGCCAGCCAGTACCGCGCGACCGGCGGCGCAGCCGGCCTCACCTCCGCTCACCGAGCGGCAGGAGGCACGCCGCCGCAGGATCCTGCACACGAGCGCGCAGTTGGCGAGCCGGGGCGGTTTCGACGCGGTGCAGATGCGGGAGGTTGCGGAGTCCTCGCAGGTGGCGCTGGGCACGCTGTACCGCTACTTCCCCTCCAAGGTGCACCTGCTGGTCGCGACCATGCAGGATCAGCTGGAGCGCATGCACGGCACGCTGCGGAAGAAGCCGCCGGCCGGTCGGACCGCGGCCGAGCGGGTGGCGGAGACCCTGATGCGCGCCTTCCGCGCCCTCCAGCGCGAGCCGCACCTGGCCGACGCCATGGTCCGCGCCCTCACCTTCGCCGACCGCAGCGTCTCCCCCGAGGTGGACCAGGTCTCCCGGCAGACGACGGCGATCATCCTGGACGCGATGGGCCTGGACGGCGACCCGACGCCGGACCAGCTCTCGGCGGTGCGGGTCATCGAGCACACCTGGCACTCGGCGCTGATCACCTGGCTCTCCGGCCGCGCCTCCATCGCGCAGGTGAGGATCGACATCGAGACGGTGTGCCGGCTGATCGACCTCACGGACGCCCCGGCGCGCGACTAG
- a CDS encoding prenyltransferase/squalene oxidase repeat-containing protein — protein MTTPRTEHLVLPGVLTAEQAAATVAGILAVQREDGAIPWFRGHHLDPWDHVEAAMALDAAGEHTAAERAYDWLARHQNEDGSWYAAYADGDPEQITDRGRETNFVAYVAVGVWHHYLATGDDTFLDRMWPTVYAAVEFVLRLQQPGGQIGWKREDDGTDVTDALLTGCSSIHHALRCALAIAEQREEPQPDWELAVGALRHAIRRHPERFLDKDRYSMDWYYPVLGGALTGAEAKERIEADWDRFVVPGLGVRCVVPNPWVTGGESAELALTLWAMGESDRALEILQSIQHLRDPKTGLYWTGYVFEDGAIWPEELTTWTAGSLLLAVAALGGDEPTCTVFSGEQLPRGLDTDCCP, from the coding sequence GTGACCACCCCCCGGACAGAACACCTCGTCCTGCCCGGGGTCCTCACCGCCGAGCAGGCCGCCGCGACCGTCGCCGGGATCCTCGCCGTGCAGCGGGAGGACGGCGCCATACCGTGGTTCCGCGGGCACCACCTCGACCCGTGGGACCACGTCGAGGCGGCGATGGCGCTGGACGCGGCGGGGGAGCACACGGCGGCCGAGCGGGCCTACGACTGGCTGGCACGCCACCAGAACGAGGACGGGTCCTGGTACGCGGCCTACGCCGACGGCGACCCGGAGCAGATCACCGACCGCGGCCGCGAGACGAACTTCGTCGCGTACGTGGCCGTCGGCGTCTGGCACCACTACCTCGCCACCGGCGACGACACGTTCCTGGACCGCATGTGGCCGACGGTGTACGCGGCGGTCGAGTTCGTGCTGCGGTTGCAGCAGCCGGGCGGGCAGATCGGCTGGAAGCGGGAGGACGACGGCACGGACGTCACCGACGCGCTGCTGACCGGCTGCTCCTCCATCCACCACGCGCTGCGCTGCGCGCTCGCGATCGCCGAGCAGCGCGAGGAGCCGCAGCCGGACTGGGAGTTGGCTGTGGGCGCGCTCAGGCACGCCATACGCCGGCACCCGGAGCGGTTCCTGGACAAGGACCGCTACTCCATGGACTGGTACTACCCGGTGCTCGGCGGAGCGCTGACGGGCGCCGAGGCCAAGGAGCGCATCGAGGCGGACTGGGACCGTTTCGTCGTCCCCGGCCTCGGTGTGCGCTGCGTCGTCCCCAACCCGTGGGTGACCGGCGGAGAGTCGGCCGAACTCGCCCTGACCCTGTGGGCGATGGGCGAGTCCGACCGCGCCCTGGAGATCCTCCAGTCGATCCAGCACCTGCGGGATCCGAAGACGGGCCTGTACTGGACGGGCTACGTCTTCGAGGACGGCGCGATCTGGCCCGAGGAACTCACCACGTGGACGGCCGGCTCACTGCTGCTCGCCGTGGCCGCCCTGGGCGGCGACGAACCGACCTGCACGGTCTTCAGCGGAGAACAGCTGCCCCGGGGCCTGGACACCGACTGCTGCCCATAG
- a CDS encoding LLM class F420-dependent oxidoreductase yields MRLGLALGYWGRGPATDHVTLAQEAERLGYDSVWTAESWGSDAFTPLTWIAARTSRIKLGTAVAQMAARSPTTTAMHALTLDHLSGGRVMLGLGLSGPQVVEGWYGRPFPSSPLTATREYVEVVRQVLHREAPVELDGRFHPLPYPGPDGTGLGKPLKPITHPLRADLPVLLGAEGPKNVAQTVRIADGWLPLYWSPTRPEAYGVAPADLREGFVVAPMARVKVCDDVAEGLLPVKAMLGFYIGGMGHAARNFHADLMARMGYEEEARRIQRLFLQGRREEAVLAVPDAFADEISLVGPRERIAERLELWRRGPVTDLLALAPDPHTLRVLAELN; encoded by the coding sequence ATGCGGCTCGGGCTCGCGCTCGGCTACTGGGGTCGGGGCCCCGCGACGGACCATGTCACGCTGGCGCAGGAGGCGGAGCGGCTCGGCTACGACTCGGTGTGGACCGCCGAGTCCTGGGGGTCGGACGCGTTCACCCCGCTCACCTGGATCGCCGCGCGGACGTCGAGGATCAAGCTGGGCACGGCGGTTGCCCAGATGGCGGCCCGCTCCCCCACCACCACCGCGATGCACGCGCTCACCCTGGACCACCTCTCGGGCGGGCGCGTGATGCTGGGCCTCGGCCTGTCGGGGCCGCAGGTGGTGGAGGGCTGGTACGGGCGCCCGTTCCCGAGCTCACCGCTCACCGCGACCCGGGAGTACGTCGAGGTCGTACGTCAAGTGCTGCACCGCGAGGCGCCGGTGGAGCTGGACGGCCGCTTCCATCCCCTGCCCTACCCTGGCCCGGACGGCACCGGCCTCGGCAAGCCCCTGAAGCCGATCACGCACCCGCTGCGCGCCGATCTGCCCGTCCTGCTGGGCGCGGAGGGCCCGAAGAACGTGGCGCAGACGGTGCGGATCGCGGACGGCTGGCTGCCGCTGTACTGGTCGCCGACCCGCCCGGAGGCGTACGGGGTGGCGCCGGCCGACCTGCGTGAGGGGTTCGTCGTGGCCCCGATGGCGCGGGTGAAGGTGTGCGACGACGTCGCCGAAGGGCTGCTGCCGGTGAAGGCGATGCTCGGCTTCTACATCGGCGGGATGGGGCACGCGGCCCGGAACTTCCATGCCGACCTGATGGCGCGCATGGGGTACGAGGAGGAGGCGCGCCGTATCCAGCGGCTGTTCCTTCAGGGGCGGCGCGAGGAGGCGGTGCTTGCGGTGCCGGACGCCTTCGCTGATGAGATCTCGCTGGTCGGGCCGCGTGAACGCATCGCGGAAAGGCTGGAGTTGTGGCGCAGGGGCCCGGTGACGGACCTGCTGGCGCTGGCACCGGACCCGCACACGCTGCGGGTGCTGGCCGAGCTGAACTGA
- a CDS encoding nuclear transport factor 2 family protein — translation MDHEHMEHLDPLERLLAERACERLVVDFVRRLDLGEPSSVAELFTEDGVWQWPAPGDGRRSEGREALREYFGSRPADRLSRRIMSNILVTVTSPDTAEATSYFTTYRVDGYSGAMVPPGPPVQVGHYEDTFRKSDGAWLLASRTLHLPFGGPTTRLPAG, via the coding sequence ATGGACCACGAACACATGGAACACCTGGACCCCTTGGAACGCCTTCTGGCCGAACGCGCCTGTGAGCGCCTCGTCGTCGACTTCGTCCGCCGCCTCGACCTGGGCGAGCCCTCCTCCGTGGCCGAGCTGTTCACCGAGGACGGCGTCTGGCAGTGGCCGGCACCGGGAGACGGGCGGCGGTCCGAGGGACGGGAAGCACTGCGGGAGTACTTCGGGTCACGGCCGGCGGACCGGCTCTCGCGCCGGATCATGTCCAACATCCTCGTCACGGTGACGTCGCCGGACACGGCCGAGGCCACGTCGTACTTCACGACGTACCGCGTCGACGGCTACTCCGGCGCCATGGTGCCGCCCGGCCCGCCGGTCCAGGTCGGCCACTACGAGGACACGTTCCGCAAGTCCGACGGCGCCTGGCTGCTCGCCTCCCGGACCCTCCACCTGCCCTTCGGCGGCCCGACCACGCGGCTCCCGGCCGGCTGA
- a CDS encoding MBL fold metallo-hydrolase — MTTSQDGEPVAQARDHGGGVRSFRVPIPDNPLGHTLVHVVDTDRGPVLIDTGWDDPDSWDAFAQGLAACGASPAEVFGVVITHHHPDHHGLSGRVREASGAWVAMHAADTAVVRRTRETRPERWYAYMADKLAAAGAPEEHLTPLRAAHGRRDLPGLSPTLPDREIVPGELLDLPGRRLRAIWTPGHTPGHVCLHLEEDHPAGLPGHGRLFSGDHLLPEITPHIGLYEDPDDTTATDPLGDYLDSLERVGRLEPAEVLPAHQHAFTDAPGRVRELLAHHGERLSGLLTLLSAPLTPWQLAERMEWNRPWEQIPYGSRHIAVAEAEAHLRRLVKLGRAEAVAGSDPVAYVAA, encoded by the coding sequence ATGACGACGAGTCAGGACGGGGAGCCGGTGGCACAGGCGCGCGACCACGGCGGGGGCGTACGGTCCTTCCGGGTTCCCATCCCGGACAACCCCCTCGGCCACACGCTCGTCCACGTCGTCGACACCGACCGCGGCCCGGTGCTGATCGACACCGGCTGGGACGACCCGGACTCCTGGGACGCGTTCGCGCAGGGCCTGGCGGCGTGCGGCGCCTCGCCCGCGGAGGTCTTCGGCGTCGTCATCACGCACCACCACCCCGACCACCACGGCCTGTCCGGAAGGGTCCGCGAGGCGTCCGGCGCGTGGGTCGCCATGCACGCGGCGGACACCGCGGTCGTACGGCGGACACGCGAGACCCGCCCCGAACGCTGGTACGCGTACATGGCCGACAAGCTGGCCGCGGCCGGCGCCCCCGAGGAGCATCTGACCCCGCTACGCGCCGCGCACGGCCGCCGGGACCTTCCGGGCCTCAGCCCCACGCTGCCCGACCGCGAGATCGTCCCCGGGGAACTTCTCGACCTCCCCGGGCGCCGCCTGCGCGCGATCTGGACGCCGGGACACACGCCCGGCCATGTCTGCCTCCACCTGGAGGAGGACCACCCGGCCGGACTCCCGGGCCACGGCCGCCTGTTCTCGGGCGACCACCTGCTCCCCGAGATCACCCCGCACATCGGCCTGTACGAGGACCCGGACGACACCACCGCGACCGACCCCCTCGGCGACTACCTCGACTCCCTCGAGCGCGTCGGCCGTCTGGAGCCCGCCGAGGTGCTGCCGGCCCACCAGCACGCGTTCACCGACGCGCCGGGCCGCGTACGGGAGTTGCTGGCACACCACGGGGAGCGGCTGAGCGGGCTGCTGACCCTGCTGTCCGCCCCGCTCACCCCCTGGCAGCTCGCCGAACGCATGGAGTGGAACCGCCCCTGGGAGCAGATCCCGTACGGATCACGGCACATCGCGGTCGCGGAGGCCGAGGCCCATCTGCGCCGGCTGGTGAAGCTGGGCCGGGCGGAGGCGGTGGCGGGGAGCGATCCGGTGGCGTACGTGGCGGCGTGA
- a CDS encoding ferredoxin, with product MGDRWHIEVDRSVCIGSAQCVHQASGAFRLDSARQSRPVTPDADAGEQILQAAENCPVEAITITLAGSGEPVFPPGE from the coding sequence ATGGGAGACCGCTGGCACATCGAGGTCGACCGCTCGGTCTGCATCGGCTCGGCGCAGTGCGTGCACCAGGCGTCCGGTGCCTTCCGCCTCGACTCCGCCCGTCAGTCCCGTCCCGTCACACCCGACGCCGACGCGGGGGAGCAGATCCTTCAGGCGGCGGAGAACTGCCCGGTGGAGGCCATCACGATCACGCTGGCGGGAAGCGGGGAGCCGGTGTTCCCGCCGGGGGAGTAG
- a CDS encoding N-acetylmuramoyl-L-alanine amidase has product MSYVGPDFDAPEPRRRRRGPLTVVVAALVPAALLGWLVYEAVADSGGGSADGAPTTRSAGTAPSAAPGSPASPAGGADNAEQPDASSTARAGSKPLAGKVVVVDPGHNPGNVHHTAEINRKVDIGTNSKECDTTGTSTNSGYTEAQFTLDVARRLRTLLEQQGATVKFTQDGDRSWGPCVDERARIGNEAHADAAISIHADGAAQGDRGFHVILPASVHKGAADTRRIVGPSRDLGERVAGDFVRVTGSAPSNYVGDGTGLVVRSDLGGLNLSTVPKVFIECGNMRDTKDAAQLTSGSWRQKAAQGISEGIVSFLRG; this is encoded by the coding sequence ATGTCGTACGTTGGACCGGACTTCGATGCCCCCGAACCCCGCCGCCGTCGGCGCGGGCCGCTGACGGTCGTGGTGGCCGCGCTGGTGCCGGCGGCGCTGCTCGGCTGGCTGGTCTACGAGGCGGTGGCCGACAGCGGCGGCGGATCGGCGGACGGGGCGCCCACGACAAGGTCCGCGGGGACCGCGCCGTCCGCCGCCCCGGGCTCTCCGGCCTCCCCGGCCGGTGGCGCGGACAACGCCGAGCAGCCGGACGCGTCGTCCACCGCACGGGCCGGTTCCAAGCCGCTCGCGGGCAAGGTCGTCGTCGTCGACCCCGGACACAACCCCGGCAACGTCCACCACACGGCCGAGATCAACCGCAAGGTCGACATCGGTACGAACTCCAAGGAGTGCGACACCACCGGCACGTCCACCAACTCGGGTTACACGGAGGCCCAGTTCACCCTGGACGTGGCGCGCCGGCTGCGCACGCTCCTGGAGCAGCAGGGTGCCACGGTGAAGTTCACGCAGGACGGCGACCGGTCGTGGGGGCCGTGCGTGGACGAGCGGGCGCGGATCGGCAACGAGGCGCACGCGGACGCGGCGATCTCCATCCACGCGGACGGCGCGGCCCAGGGCGACCGCGGCTTCCACGTCATCCTGCCGGCCTCGGTGCACAAGGGTGCCGCGGACACCCGTCGCATCGTCGGCCCCTCCCGCGACCTCGGCGAGCGCGTGGCGGGCGACTTCGTCCGCGTCACCGGGAGCGCGCCCTCCAACTACGTGGGCGACGGCACCGGTCTCGTCGTACGGAGCGATCTCGGCGGTCTCAATCTGTCAACGGTTCCCAAGGTCTTCATCGAGTGCGGCAACATGCGCGACACCAAGGACGCGGCGCAGCTGACCAGCGGCTCGTGGCGGCAGAAGGCGGCGCAGGGGATCTCTGAGGGAATCGTGAGTTTCCTGCGCGGGTAG
- a CDS encoding glycosyltransferase family 4 protein — MTAEGREAGPEGGSAAGGGPSLFERSRELGGGRPLRIALLTYKGNPFCGGQGVYVRHLSRELVRLGHQVEVIGAQPYPVLDEGEGLQGLSLTELPSLDLYRQPDPFRTPKRGEYRDWIDALEVATMWTGGFPEPLTFSLRARRHLRARRGDFDVVHDNQTLGYGLLGDVGAPLVTTIHHPITVDRQLELDAAEGWQRRLSVRRWYAFTRMQKRVARRLPSVLTVSGTSRQEIVDHLGVERDRVHVVHIGADTDLFSPDASVPQVPGRIVTTSSADVPLKGLVFLVEALAKVRTEHPGAHLVVVGKRAEDGPVAQAIERYGLEGAVEFVKGISDAELVDLVRSAEVACVPSLYEGFSLPAAEAMATGTPLVATTGGAIPEVTGRDGETCLAVPPGDAGALAAGLSRLLADPELRARLGAAGRERVLRHFTWAKAAEGTVARYREAIALTQTRLGPLGGAPVETVAAPAAAAEDIVVPNRESRATC; from the coding sequence GTGACCGCTGAGGGCAGGGAGGCGGGTCCCGAGGGGGGTTCCGCCGCCGGTGGGGGTCCCTCCCTGTTCGAGCGCAGTCGAGAACTTGGGGGAGGCCGGCCGCTGCGCATCGCGCTCCTGACGTACAAAGGGAACCCGTTCTGCGGGGGCCAGGGCGTCTATGTACGGCACCTCTCCCGTGAGCTGGTCCGGCTCGGCCACCAGGTCGAGGTCATCGGCGCGCAGCCCTACCCGGTGCTCGACGAGGGCGAGGGCCTTCAGGGCCTGTCCCTCACCGAACTGCCCAGCCTGGACCTGTACCGCCAGCCCGACCCCTTCCGCACCCCCAAGCGCGGCGAGTACCGGGACTGGATCGACGCCCTCGAGGTCGCCACGATGTGGACCGGCGGCTTCCCCGAGCCCCTCACGTTCTCCCTGCGCGCCCGCCGCCATCTGCGCGCCCGACGCGGCGACTTCGACGTCGTGCACGACAACCAGACGCTCGGCTACGGCCTGCTGGGCGATGTGGGTGCGCCGCTGGTGACCACCATCCACCACCCCATCACCGTGGACCGGCAGTTGGAGCTGGACGCTGCGGAGGGCTGGCAGCGGCGGCTGTCCGTACGACGCTGGTACGCGTTCACGCGCATGCAGAAGCGGGTAGCGCGCCGGCTGCCGTCGGTGCTCACCGTCTCCGGCACCTCCCGCCAGGAGATCGTGGACCACCTGGGCGTCGAACGGGACCGTGTCCACGTCGTGCACATCGGCGCTGACACCGACCTGTTCTCGCCGGACGCGTCGGTGCCGCAGGTGCCGGGCCGGATCGTCACCACCTCCAGCGCGGACGTGCCGCTCAAGGGCCTCGTCTTCCTGGTCGAGGCGCTCGCCAAGGTGCGGACCGAGCACCCCGGGGCGCATCTCGTGGTGGTCGGCAAGCGCGCCGAGGACGGGCCCGTCGCTCAGGCCATCGAGCGGTATGGGCTCGAGGGCGCCGTCGAGTTCGTGAAGGGCATCTCCGACGCGGAGCTGGTCGACCTGGTGCGGTCGGCCGAGGTGGCGTGCGTGCCGTCGCTGTACGAGGGGTTCTCGCTGCCCGCGGCCGAGGCGATGGCGACCGGTACGCCGCTGGTGGCCACCACGGGCGGTGCCATACCGGAGGTCACGGGCCGCGACGGGGAGACGTGCCTGGCGGTCCCGCCCGGTGACGCAGGGGCGCTGGCCGCCGGCCTGAGCCGGCTGCTGGCGGACCCGGAGCTGAGGGCACGGCTCGGCGCGGCGGGCCGCGAACGGGTGCTGCGGCACTTCACCTGGGCGAAGGCGGCGGAGGGGACGGTGGCGCGGTACCGCGAGGCCATCGCCCTCACCCAGACCCGGCTCGGCCCGCTCGGGGGCGCCCCCGTCGAAACAGTCGCCGCCCCCGCAGCCGCCGCCGAAGACATCGTCGTACCCAACCGCGAAAGCAGGGCCACGTGCTGA
- a CDS encoding phosphotransferase, giving the protein MTGVAGVKPGRLLGSGRSADVYEIDETWVLRRYRHPHGDAAAEALVMGHLRDHGYPVPGVRAATRGDLVMERLYGPTMLDALVAGRLGPEGAGTILARLLRELHALPARRSAAPAVRILHLDLHPLNVIMAADGPRVIDWANVEEGSPGLDWGMSAVILAQAAVVGEPHVDGVRELLGAMLAGQAGASALTEEGLAEARSRRAANPTMSDREVEALGEAEALVRALLQR; this is encoded by the coding sequence GTGACCGGCGTCGCAGGCGTGAAGCCCGGAAGACTGCTCGGGTCCGGTCGCAGCGCGGACGTGTACGAGATCGACGAGACCTGGGTGCTGCGCCGCTACCGGCACCCGCACGGGGACGCGGCCGCCGAGGCCCTGGTGATGGGGCACCTCCGCGACCACGGCTATCCCGTGCCCGGCGTCCGCGCTGCGACGCGCGGCGACCTCGTGATGGAGCGGCTGTACGGCCCGACGATGCTGGACGCGCTCGTGGCCGGCCGCCTCGGTCCCGAGGGGGCCGGCACGATCCTCGCCCGGCTGCTGCGCGAGCTGCACGCGCTCCCCGCCCGCCGCTCCGCCGCACCGGCCGTGCGCATCCTCCACCTCGATCTCCACCCGCTGAACGTGATCATGGCCGCGGACGGCCCCCGGGTCATCGACTGGGCCAACGTCGAGGAGGGGTCGCCCGGGCTCGACTGGGGCATGTCCGCGGTGATCCTGGCGCAGGCCGCCGTGGTCGGCGAACCTCACGTGGACGGCGTGCGCGAACTGCTGGGCGCGATGCTGGCGGGCCAGGCCGGTGCCTCGGCGCTCACCGAGGAGGGTCTGGCTGAGGCCCGCAGCCGCCGCGCGGCGAACCCCACCATGAGCGACCGCGAGGTCGAAGCCCTCGGGGAGGCCGAGGCGTTGGTCCGCGCGCTGCTCCAGCGCTGA
- a CDS encoding class I SAM-dependent methyltransferase, which yields MLTVDFSRFPLAPGDRVLDLGCGAGRHAFECYRRGAQVVALDRNGEEIREVAKWFAAMKEAGEAPAGATATAMEGDALALPFPDESFDVVIISEVMEHIPDDKGVLAEMVRVLKPGGRIAVTVPRYGPEKVCWALSDAYHEVEGGHIRIYRADELLAKMREAGLKPYGTHHAHALHSPYWWLKCAFGVDNDKALPVRAYHKLLVWDIMKKPLATRVAEQALNPLIGKSFVAYATKPHLPSLAESARTAETSEAAAK from the coding sequence GTGCTGACCGTCGACTTCTCCCGGTTCCCGCTCGCCCCGGGCGACCGCGTCCTGGACCTCGGCTGCGGTGCCGGACGGCACGCGTTCGAGTGCTACCGGCGCGGCGCGCAGGTCGTGGCGCTGGACCGGAACGGCGAGGAGATCCGCGAGGTCGCCAAGTGGTTCGCGGCGATGAAGGAGGCGGGCGAGGCTCCGGCCGGTGCCACCGCGACGGCGATGGAGGGCGACGCGCTCGCCCTGCCCTTCCCCGACGAGTCCTTCGACGTCGTGATCATCTCTGAGGTCATGGAGCACATCCCGGACGACAAAGGCGTCCTCGCCGAGATGGTCCGGGTGCTCAAGCCGGGCGGCCGTATCGCCGTCACCGTGCCTCGCTACGGCCCTGAGAAGGTCTGCTGGGCGCTGTCCGACGCCTACCACGAGGTCGAGGGCGGCCACATCCGCATCTACAGGGCCGACGAACTGCTGGCGAAGATGCGGGAGGCGGGCCTCAAGCCGTACGGCACGCACCACGCGCACGCGCTGCACTCGCCGTACTGGTGGCTGAAGTGCGCGTTCGGCGTCGACAACGACAAGGCGCTGCCGGTGCGCGCGTACCACAAGCTGCTCGTCTGGGACATCATGAAGAAGCCGCTCGCCACCCGCGTCGCCGAGCAGGCGCTGAACCCGCTGATCGGCAAGAGCTTCGTGGCGTACGCGACCAAGCCGCACCTGCCGTCTCTCGCCGAGAGCGCCAGGACCGCAGAGACCTCCGAGGCGGCCGCCAAGTGA
- a CDS encoding DUF5336 domain-containing protein — protein sequence MNIRSLTRGDGVVIGAAVLLFIASFLDIYSIDGAPSSADIPSAWASGPLLLSVFLAGIIGAALVVVAHGLPQVPKVAGLDLGQFGVAFTVFAAWSALGNVFDPMGGVDNVGSASDNGVGAGTGLILGLVATVVMAAAAIAAPLVPALQAALVPAPKPAAPQPYGGQPQGGYGYPGAQQSPYGQPQQGQPFGGQQPQQTVPAADFSPFWFAVPVPRPLFPEDGSPTPIAELAPGTWYLAVEQRGPALVAQTQDGRRGVLQDTSGIQRG from the coding sequence GTGAATATCCGCTCCCTCACGAGAGGCGACGGCGTGGTGATCGGAGCAGCGGTATTGCTGTTCATCGCGTCGTTCCTCGACATCTACTCGATCGACGGGGCGCCCAGCAGCGCGGACATCCCCAGCGCCTGGGCCAGCGGACCGCTGCTGCTGAGCGTCTTCCTGGCCGGCATCATCGGCGCCGCGCTGGTCGTCGTCGCCCACGGCCTGCCGCAGGTGCCCAAGGTCGCCGGTCTCGACCTCGGTCAGTTCGGCGTCGCGTTCACGGTCTTCGCCGCATGGAGCGCGCTCGGGAACGTCTTCGATCCGATGGGCGGCGTCGACAACGTCGGCTCTGCCTCGGACAACGGGGTCGGCGCCGGCACCGGACTGATCCTCGGCCTCGTCGCCACTGTTGTCATGGCCGCTGCGGCGATCGCCGCGCCGCTGGTCCCGGCCCTGCAGGCCGCCCTCGTCCCGGCCCCCAAGCCCGCAGCCCCGCAGCCCTACGGCGGGCAGCCGCAGGGCGGGTACGGCTACCCGGGTGCGCAGCAGTCGCCGTACGGTCAGCCGCAGCAGGGGCAGCCGTTCGGCGGGCAGCAGCCGCAGCAGACGGTTCCCGCCGCGGACTTCTCGCCGTTCTGGTTCGCGGTGCCGGTGCCGCGCCCGCTGTTCCCGGAGGACGGCTCGCCCACGCCGATCGCCGAACTGGCGCCCGGCACCTGGTACCTGGCCGTCGAACAGCGCGGCCCCGCCCTGGTGGCGCAGACGCAGGACGGCCGCCGCGGTGTGCTGCAGGACACGAGCGGCATCCAGCGCGGCTGA